Proteins from a single region of Argiope bruennichi chromosome 6, qqArgBrue1.1, whole genome shotgun sequence:
- the LOC129972940 gene encoding adult-specific rigid cuticular protein 15.5-like encodes MFAKVIIFCAALAAVHGSALLAAPLVNTGVSVESRQQDSLGNYAYAYDIKDGLSGSVNSKAEVGRAVAVAAPLAYAAPAYAAPAIAAPLTYAAPAIAAPVAYGGVLGHAGVVGLRYGVGLGHGAPLGLRYGAGILGAGYGKVLL; translated from the exons ATGTTCGCTAAG gTTATCATCTTCTGCGCTGCCCTCGCAGCAGTCCACGGCTCAGCCCTCCTTGCCGCACCCCTCGTCAATACAGGAGTCAGCGTTGAATCCAGGCAACAAGAT TCTTTGGGTAACTATGCTTATGCCTATGATATCAAGGACGGATTAAGTGGTTCTGTCAACTCAAAGGCTGAAGTAGGAAGAGCAGTTGCTGTTGCCGCTCCCTTGGCTTATGCTGCTCCAGCTTACGCTGCCCCTGCAATCGCTGCTCCTTTGACCTACGCCGCCCCTGCAATTGCCGCTCCAGTTGCTTACGGAGGTGTTCTCGGACACGCTGGTGTGGTTGGCCTTCGATACGGAGTCGGTCTGGGACATGGAGCTCCCCTCGGACTGAGATATGGAGCAGGTATCTTGGGAGCTGGATACGGcaaagttttgctttaa
- the LOC129971857 gene encoding uncharacterized protein LOC129971857 yields the protein MFAKVVIFCVALATAHASLVGPLGLGALVLAAGPLVYGKGLIAAPAVATVSTQRTAINHVAPAARIAAAAPLAVAGPIVGGPVLAAGPLGVGKGLIAAVPAVATVSTQRTAINHVAPAAPIAAVAPLGYAAAAAPIALSNGVITGNGILANGLVAGHFLAAPLAIGNGRLGAHYGLGVGRVAVGKAIL from the exons ATGTTCGCAAAG GTCGTCATCTTCTGTGTTGCTCTCGCAACTGCCCACGCCTCCCTCGTCGGACCTTTGGGACTCGGAGCTCTGGTCCTCGCTGCCGGACCTCTAGTTTATGGAAAAGGTTTGATTGCCGCCCCAGCTGTCGCCACTGTATCAACTCAAAGAACCGCCATTAACCATGTTGCTCCAGCTGCACGAATTGCTGCCGCTGCTCCTCTTGCCGTTGCAGGGCCTATTGTCGGTGGTCCAGTTCTAGCTGCTGGACCTTTGGGAGTCGGAAAAGGATTGATCGCCGCCGTCCCTGCCGTTGCCACTGTTTCCACCCAGAGAACTGCCATCAACCACGTAGCCCCTGCCGCACCCATTGCAGCTGTTGCTCCTCTTGGATATGCTGCTGCTGCTGCACCAATTGCTCTTTCTAATGGAGTCATCACTGGTAATGGAATCCTCGCCAACGGTCTCGTCGCTGGACATTTTCTTGCTGCTCCCCTCGCCATTGGAAACGGTCGACTTGGTGCTCACTATGGACTCGGTGTTGGACGAGTTGCTGTCGGAAAAGCCATTCTGTAA
- the LOC129972433 gene encoding adult-specific rigid cuticular protein 15.7-like, with the protein MFAKVLIFCAAFAAAHGSALFAAPLVNTGVSVESRQQDSLGNYAYAYDIKDGLSGSVNSKAEVGRAVAVAAPLAYAAPAYAAPAIATPLTYAAHAVAAPVAYGGVLGHAGVLGLRYGVGLGL; encoded by the exons ATGTTCGCTAAG GTACTTATCTTCTGCGCTGCATTCGCAGCTGCTCACGGATCAGCCCTCTTTGCAGCACCCCTCGTCAACACTGGAGTCAGCGTGGAATCCAGACAACAAGAT tctttgGGCAACTATGCTTACGCCTATGATATCAAGGATGGATTAAGTGGTTCAGTCAACTCCAAGGCTGAAGTAGGAAGAGCAGTCGCTGTCGCCGCTCCCTTAGCTTATGCCGCTCCAGCTTACGCTGCCCCAGCAATCGCCACTCCTTTGACCTACGCGGCCCATGCAGTTGCCGCTCCAGTAGCTTACGGAGGTGTTCTCGGACATGCTGGTGTTCTTGGCCTTCGATACGGCGTCGGGCTCGGACTTTGA
- the LOC129971858 gene encoding cuticle protein 10.6-like: protein MFAKIVIFCAALAASHASFVGPLDLGAPVLAAGPLGYGKGLIAASAVATVSSQRTAINHVAPAASVAAVAPLGYAAPVIGGAVLAAAPAVATVSTQRTAINHVAPAAPVAAVAPLGYAAAAAPIALANGVIAGNGLLATGHGLAAPLAIGNGLLGAHYGLGVGRYGLAKAIL, encoded by the exons ATGTTTGCAAAG ATTGTCATTTTCTGCGCTGCTCTCGCAGCTTCCCATGCCTCTTTCGTTGGACCATTGGACCTCGGGGCTCCTGTCCTCGCCGctggacctctgggttatggaaAGGGACTGATAGCCGCCTCTGCAGTAGCCACCGTATCCAGCCAGAGAACCGCAATTAACCACGTAGCCCCTGCTGCATCTGTTGCCGCTGTTGCTCCTCTTGGATATGCCGCTCCAGTTATCGGTGGTGCCGTTTTGGCTGCTGCCCCTGCCGTTGCCACTGTTTCCACCCAGAGAACCGCAATTAACCATGTAGCCCCTGCTGCACCAGTTGCCGCTGTTGCTCCTCTTGGATATGCTGCTGCAGCTGCACCAATTGCTCTCGCCAATGGAGTCATTGCTGGTAATGGACTCCTAGCTACCGGACATGGTCTTGCTGCACCCTTGGCCATTGGAAATGGTCTCCTCGGTGCTCACTACGGACTCGGTGTTGGTCGATATGGTCTTGCAAAAGCCATTCTGTAA
- the LOC129971859 gene encoding adult-specific rigid cuticular protein 15.7-like, whose translation MFAKVIIFCAALAAVQGSALIAAPLVNTGVSVESRQQDSLGNYAYAYDIKDGLSGSVNSKAEVGRAVAVAAPVVAAPVYAAPTIAAPLAYAAPAIAVPVAYGGVLGHAGVHGLRYGVGLRYGAGVLGVGYGKVLL comes from the exons ATGTTCGCTAAG GTCATCATTTTCTGCGCTGCTCTCGCAGCTGTCCAAGGTTCAGCCCTCATTGCTGCTCCACTTGTCAATACGGGTGTCAGCGTGGAATCCAGGCAACAAGAT TCTTTGGGTAACTATGCTTATGCCTACGACATCAAGGACGGATTAAGTGGTTCAGTCAACTCCAAGGCTGAAGTAGGAAGAGCAGTTGCTGTCGCAGCTCCAGTTGTTGCTGCTCCAGTTTACGCTGCCCCAACAATCGCCGCTCCTTTGGCCTACGCCGCCCCTGCAATTGCCGTTCCAGTAGCTTACGGTGGTGTTCTCGGACATGCTGGTGTGCATGGTCTTCGATACGGAGTCGGTCTCAGATATGGAGCAGGCGTCTTGGGTGTTGGATATGGcaaagttttgctttaa
- the LOC129971860 gene encoding cuticle protein 63-like, with translation MAPTARIAAAVPLAVAGPIVAGPVLAAGPLGIGRGLIATVPAIDTVSPQRTAINHVAPAAPVVAVAPLGYTAPVVGATTAVAAVSTQRTAINHVAPSSLIATATSLIYATTSAPLALANGIIAGNGIFSNGLVTGHGFDAPLAVGNGLLSAYYGLGVG, from the coding sequence ATGGCTCCTACTGCAAGAATTGCCGCCGCTGTTCCTCTTGCCGTTGCAGGACCTATTGTTGCTGGTCCAGTTCTCGCTGCTGGACCTTTGGGTATTGGAAGAGGATTGATAGCCACGGTCCCTGCCATTGATACCGTATCCCCCCAGAGAACCGCAATTAATCATGTAGCCCCAGCTGCACCCGTAGTTGCTGTTGCTCCTCTTGGTTATACTGCTCCAGTTGTCGGTGCCACCACTGCCGTTGCCGCCGTCTCCACCCAGAGAACTGCAATCAACCATGTTGCTCCTTCTTCACTCATTGCCACAGCTACTTCTCTTATATATGCTACTACATCTGCACCCCTCGCTCTCGCCAACGGAATCATCGCTGGTAATGGAATCTTCTCCAATGGTCTCGTCACTGGACATGGTTTTGATGCTCCCCTCGCCGTTGGAAACGGTCTCCTCAGTGCTTACTATGGACTCGGTGTTGGATAA
- the LOC129972432 gene encoding adult-specific rigid cuticular protein 15.5-like — protein sequence MFAKVLIFCAALAAAHGSALFAAPLVNTGVSVESRQQDSLGNYAYAYDIKDGLSGSVNSKAEVGRAVAVTAPVVAAPLAYAAPAIAAPLTYAAHAVAAPVAYGGVLGHAGVLGLRYGVGLGHGAPLGLGYGAGILAAGHGKVLL from the exons ATGTTCGCTAAG GTCCTTATCTTCTGCGCTGCCCTCGCAGCTGCTCACGGATCAGCCCTCTTTGCAGCACCCCTCGTCAATACTGGAGTCAGCGTGGAATCCCGACAACAAGAT tctttgGGCAACTATGCGTACGCCTATGACATCAAGGATGGATTAAGTGGTTCTGTTAACTCCAAGGCTGAAGTAGGAAGAGCAGTTGCTGTCACCGCTCCAGTAGTTGCCGCTCCCTTGGCTTATGCTGCCCCTGCAATCGCCGCTCCTTTGACCTACGCGGCCCATGCAGTTGCCGCTCCAGTAGCTTACGGAGGTGTTCTCGGACATGCTGGTGTACTTGGTCTTCGATACGGAGTCGGTCTCGGACACGGAGCTCCCCTCGGACTGGGCTATGGAGCAGGCATCTTGGCTGCTGGACACGGCAAAGTTCTGCTTTAA